Proteins encoded within one genomic window of Meiothermus sp. Pnk-1:
- a CDS encoding ankyrin repeat domain-containing protein: MDLYEAIEKGDLATVRRLLGEGDDPNQLDLFWLDSFWSTPLDKAAQKGYAKIVRVLLEAGANPNLTDWNGIAPLHVAARKGHAEIVRLLLEAGADPNQADRRGDTPLHEAAKYGKAKAIQVLLEAGADPGATSEDGSTPLHEAAWQGHAGAVQRLLDKGANPNRRNCYGYGNTPLYVAAQEGHTKVVQILLKAGADPGLTGEYGNTPLHEAAWQGHAEAVQRLLDKGANPNRRNCYGNTPLHVAAQREHTKVVQILLKAGADPGLTDKDGNTPLHTAAERRYSGIVRALLEAGADPNQRDKYGGTPLHVAAWKGHAEAVRMLLEAGADLGATDKNGDTPLHLPAWEGHTKIVQILLEAGADPNQADQRGGTPLHLAARKGHTEIVRVLLEAGADPNAINSEGDTPLHQSVQALLEDETGLNAPDWWGSNPLHEAMLQERAKVVYTLLEAGADPNRANQKGQTPLELAVERRGKVLELFLEHPRSRAKALLALAGR, translated from the coding sequence ATGGACCTATACGAAGCCATCGAGAAGGGCGACCTCGCAACCGTTCGGCGTTTGTTGGGCGAGGGGGACGATCCCAACCAGCTAGACTTGTTCTGGCTAGACTCCTTCTGGAGCACCCCCCTGGACAAGGCTGCTCAAAAAGGGTACGCCAAGATCGTCCGGGTGCTGCTCGAGGCGGGGGCCAATCCGAACCTAACCGACTGGAACGGCATCGCCCCCCTGCACGTGGCCGCCCGGAAAGGCCACGCCGAGATCGTCCGGCTTTTGCTTGAGGCGGGGGCCGATCCTAACCAGGCTGACCGACGTGGTGACACCCCCCTGCACGAGGCCGCCAAGTACGGCAAAGCCAAAGCCATCCAGGTGCTGCTCGAGGCGGGGGCCGACCCGGGCGCAACTTCCGAGGACGGCAGCACCCCCCTGCACGAGGCCGCCTGGCAGGGCCACGCCGGAGCCGTCCAACGCTTACTGGACAAGGGCGCTAACCCAAACCGGCGCAACTGCTACGGCTACGGCAACACCCCCCTGTACGTGGCGGCTCAAGAAGGGCACACCAAAGTCGTCCAAATACTGCTCAAGGCCGGGGCCGACCCGGGCCTAACCGGCGAGTACGGTAACACCCCCCTGCACGAGGCCGCCTGGCAGGGCCACGCCGAAGCCGTCCAACGCTTGCTGGACAAGGGCGCTAACCCGAACCGGCGCAACTGCTACGGCAACACCCCCCTGCACGTGGCGGCTCAAAGAGAGCACACCAAAGTCGTCCAAATACTGCTCAAGGCCGGGGCCGACCCGGGCCTAACCGACAAGGACGGTAACACCCCCCTACATACTGCCGCCGAGCGGCGATACAGCGGGATCGTCCGGGCGCTGCTCGAGGCCGGGGCCGATCCTAACCAGCGCGACAAGTACGGCGGCACCCCGTTGCACGTGGCCGCCTGGAAGGGCCACGCCGAGGCGGTCCGGATGCTGCTCGAGGCGGGGGCCGACCTGGGCGCAACCGACAAGAACGGTGACACGCCCCTGCACCTGCCTGCCTGGGAGGGGCACACCAAAATCGTCCAAATACTACTTGAGGCCGGGGCCGATCCTAACCAGGCTGACCAACGTGGTGGCACCCCCCTGCACCTGGCCGCCCGGAAGGGCCACACCGAGATCGTCCGGGTCCTGCTCGAGGCGGGGGCCGACCCGAACGCGATCAACAGCGAGGGTGACACTCCCCTGCACCAGTCCGTTCAGGCGCTGCTGGAGGATGAAACCGGCCTGAACGCGCCCGATTGGTGGGGCAGCAATCCCCTACACGAGGCCATGCTGCAAGAACGTGCCAAGGTTGTGTACACTTTGCTCGAGGCCGGAGCTGACCCGAACCGGGCCA
- a CDS encoding ankyrin repeat domain-containing protein: MRPGARTSWRDKGFPDAAKKGSLKAVHALLEAGGDPNRANRWGDTLLHEAAQRGKAEAVRILLEAGADPERPNREGQTPLELAVGRGGKVLETFLARPRSRTKTLLALAGR; the protein is encoded by the coding sequence CTGAGGCCAGGGGCTCGCACCTCCTGGAGGGATAAGGGCTTTCCCGACGCCGCAAAGAAGGGCAGCCTCAAGGCCGTCCATGCCCTGCTCGAGGCGGGGGGCGACCCGAACCGAGCCAACAGGTGGGGCGACACCCTCCTCCACGAGGCGGCCCAGCGGGGCAAAGCCGAAGCCGTCCGGATCCTGCTGGAAGCCGGAGCGGACCCCGAACGACCCAACCGGGAAGGCCAGACCCCGCTCGAGCTGGCGGTGGGGCGGGGCGGAAAAGTGCTGGAAACCTTCCTCGCGCGCCCCCGCAGCCGGACTAAAACACTGCTGGCCCTGGCCGGGAGGTGA